A region from the Alosa alosa isolate M-15738 ecotype Scorff River chromosome 7, AALO_Geno_1.1, whole genome shotgun sequence genome encodes:
- the LOC125298259 gene encoding polymeric immunoglobulin receptor-like — MTYDREKRSLFVSISALTEEDAVVYWCGVYSPMNQFTGVKSFVLHVTPLIGYEGGELRVRCPYERIYEENEKYLNRVGSPHHSESKTLIQTNRSQTQATEGRFSLYHDTTARVFTVTITGLNAEDSGKYECGVKRNISDIRNELQVLVKQLENIIGYKGKSVSITCKYHRKETGRDENRKYFCKGPSPSECLNTGVKVQTDMTVEDRFSLRDEPTSGVFTVTITDLRAEDAGIYWCVEWSDNVGYNTTAVKVEVETDVHQATTMLPLASTTSTDKKSDYAGPPVMLTVCLAIAVLVLGIAVLICIKHRRTRTQGLASTSVNSSARQDRPVDCVYEEVKHISHPMNPEAIVFANAQLPAKPSDGPTYSTVQLPTNPSDEPTYSTVQLPTNPSDGPTYSTVQLPTNPSDGPIYSTVNFHKNQEAAAEADVTFSI; from the exons ATGACTtatgacagagagaaaagatcATTGTTTGTGAGCATCAGTGCGCTAACTGAGGAGGACGCAGTTGTGTACTGGTGTGGAGTCTACTCTCCAATGAATCAGTTCACTGGAGTGAAATCCTTCG TGCTGCATGTGACTCCTCTGATTGGATATGAAGGAGGAGAACTGAGGGTCCGATGCCCTTATGAGAGAATATATGAGGAGAATGAAAAGTATTTGAATAGAGTGGGATCCCCTCACCATAGTGAATCAAAGACTCTCATTCAGACCAACCGGTCCCAGACACAAGCTACAGAAGGGAGATTCTCTCTGTATCATGACACCACTGCAAGAGTCTTCACTGTGACCATCACTGGACTCAACGCTGAGGATTCTGGGAAGTATGAGTGTGGAGTTAAGAGAAACATTTCTGATATCCGTAATGAGCTTCAGGTGTTGGTTAAACAAT TGGAGAATATCATTGGATATAAGGGCAAATCTGTCTCCATCACCTGCAAGTATCACAGGAAGGAGACTGGAAGAGATGAGAACAGGAAATATTTCTGCAAAGGACCATCACCGTCAGAATGTTTAAATACTGGGGTCAAAGTTCAAACAGACATGACAGTAGAAGACAGATTCTCTCTGAGAGACGAGCCAACATCTGGAGTCTTCACTGTGACCATCACTGATCTGAGAGCAGAGGATGCTGGGATATACTGGTGTGTGGAATGGAGTGATAATGTAGGATACAACACCACTGCAGTGAAGGTGGAGGTAGAGACAG ATGTTCATCAAGCAACAACAATGCTGCCATTAGCATCGACAACTTCCACTGATAAGAAATCTGACTATGCTG GTCCTCCTGTCATGTTGACCGTGTGTCTGGCCATAGCAGTGCTGGTGCTTGGGATTGCTGTCCTCATATGCATCAAACACAGGAGAACGAGGACACAAG GTTTGGCCTCCACATCAGTCAACAGCAGTGCCAGACAG GATCGCCCAGTGGATTGTGTTTATGAAGAAGTGAAGCATATTAGCCATCCCATGAACCCAGAGGCTATTGTGTTTGCAAATGCTCAATTACCCGCAAAGCCCTCTGATGGGCCCACTTACTCCACTGTCCAATTACCCACAAACCCCTCTGATGAGCCCACCTACTCCACTGTCCAATTACCCACAAACCCCTCTGATGGGCCCACCTACTCCACTGTCCAATTACCCACAAACCCCTCTGATGGGCCCATCTACTCCACTGTGAACTTCCACAAGAACCAGGAGGCAGCAGCAGAGGCTGACGTCACCTTCAGTATATAG
- the LOC125298615 gene encoding adhesion G protein-coupled receptor E3-like, giving the protein MLFTAIFIILQLSDSVMSKVRYVRGLVWRALIQTCMLGLPWLLGLSAPGNRSLEVLIILLHSLQGPGIFLVHCVFNTEVRRQYSRWWQKFRPSGDEPGFSGVAMETEQDGLPSLVTDDLFNHAQALIG; this is encoded by the exons ATGCTCTTCACTGCCATTTTCATCATCCTGCAGCTGTCAGACAGTGTCATGTCGAAAGTCAGATATGTCAG AGGCCTGGTGTGGAGAGCCCTGATCCAGACCTGCATGCTGGGCCTGCCCTGGCTGCTTGGCCTTTCTGCGCCTGGCAACAGAAGCCTTGAGGTCCTGATcattctcctccactctctgcaGGGGCCTGGCATCTTCCTGGTCCACTGTGTCTTCAATACGGAG GTGAGGAGGCAATACAGCAGGTGGTGGCAGAAGTTCAGGCCCTCCGGTGATGAGCCAGGCTTCTCTGGCGTTGCCATGGAGACAGAGCAGGACGGTCTGCCCTCACTGGTGACAGATGATCTCTTCAATCATGCTCAGGCCCTGATTGGTTGA
- the LOC125297984 gene encoding putative adhesion G protein-coupled receptor E4P, whose translation MHLSTFSLIMQTDDRAQDPALRLLNILTEMLGLLILTLAVVTFTLCRKNPQVSSPPRLHLSACLLLAHPFFLVIQSSNHMQEVPCGVLSVFVHYFYLCCFLWTSIEAAVLLLTTRRLEQLNQNTQQLTSWKHMYVIGHGLPLVIVGMYVGMKPDGYGSQHFRPTL comes from the exons ATGCACCTGTCCACCTTCTCCCTGATCATGCAGACGGACGACAGAGCCCAG GACCCTGCTTTGAGGCTGCTGAACATCCTGACTGAGATGCTGGGGCTGCTGATCCTCACGCTGGCCGTGGTGACCTTTACCCTCTGCAGGAAGAACCCACAGGTGAGCAGCCCGCCACGCCTCCACCTGTCGGCCTGCCTGCTGCTGGCACACCCCTTCTTCCTGGTCATCCAGAGCAGCAACCACATGCAGGAG GTGCCGTGCGGGGTGCTCTCCGTCTTTGTGCATTACTTCTACTTGTGCTGCTTCCTCTGGACGTCCATAGAGGCTGCAGTACTGCTCCTGACCACTAGGAGGCTTGAGCAGCTCAACCAAAACACACAGCAGCTGACCTCCTGGAAGCACATGTACGTGATTGGCCACGGACTACCCCTGGTCATCGTGGGCATGTACGTCGGAATGAAGCCTGATGGATATGGTAGCCAGCA cttccgccccacactgtga
- the LOC125297983 gene encoding adhesion G protein-coupled receptor E1-like isoform X2 yields MRLRIALILATLCSIFPWCANAGKTDCAGSHQGCKPVKEDVDECALDPDICGDHLAICTNMHRGFHCECPDGYLPSPGINWKINVSVCTELDSMLPTKKDKRFRVDKVLEMVRNMTSGGLPLKTVSLLLDELADDDRKRLVKHRHEVLLSKKKLVSKLVERTSTRASKNFTTKTTEGEILSIGPNASLTGFPQLRIPSADVFLDIDLEGIAHKNNGSASVALVAYSDMQDILEVDLFSTEENTMKAIISKVVSATLEDVVNAELSNSVNFTLRHINISHVKRKLYCVYWNMECMDRGRLHR; encoded by the exons ATGCGTCTGAGAATTGCACTGATTTTGGCAACATTGTGCTCCATCTTTCCATGGTGCGCCAATGCCGGTAAGACAGACTGCGCGGGCTCTCATCAAGGATGTAAGCCCGTGAAAGAAGATGTTGACGAGTGCGCTTTGGACCCCGACATCTGCGGCGATCACTTGGCTATCTGCACGAACATGCACCGAGGCTTCCACTGCGAATGTCCAGATGGATACTTACCGTCACCTGGTATAAACTGGAAAATCAACGTCAGCGTCTGTACAG AATTGGATTCTATGTTACCTACCAAGAAGGATAAG CGTTTTAGAGTGGACAAGGTGCTGGAGATGGTCAGAAACATGACTAGTGGAGGCTTACCACTGAAA ACCGTCTCCCTGCTGCTGGATGAGCTGGCCGATGATGACCGCAAGCGTCTGGTGAAGCACAGACACGAGGTGCTGTTGTCCAAGAAGAAGCTGGTGTCCAAACTGGTGGAGCGCACCTCCACCCGTGCCTCCAAGAACTTCACCACCAAGACCACAG AGGGGGAGATCCTGAGCATCGGACCGAATGCCTCACTCACTGGCTTTCCCCAGCTGAGGATTCCGTCCGCCGATGTCTTTCTGGACATTGACCTGGAGGGCATCGCCCACAAGAACAACG GATCAGCATCGGTGGCCCTCGTTGCCTATAGCGACATGCAGGACATTTTAGAGGTGGACCTGTTCTCCACTGAGGAGAACACCATGAAGGCCATCATCTCCAAAGTGGTCTCGGCCACTCTAGAGGATGTCGTCAACGCGGAGCTCTCCAATTCAGTCAACTTTACTCTCAGGCATATTAAC ATTTCCCACGTAAAGCGTAAGCTGTACTGTGTGTACTGGAACATGGAGTGCATGGATCGAGGACGGCTGCACCGTTAG
- the LOC125297983 gene encoding uncharacterized protein LOC125297983 isoform X3 encodes MRLRIALILATLCSIFPWCANAGKTDCAGSHQGCKPVKEDVDECALDPDICGDHLAICTNMHRGFHCECPDGYLPSPGINWKINVSVCTELDSMLPTKKDKRFRVDKVLEMVRNMTSGGLPLKTVSLLLDELADDDRKRLVKHRHEVLLSKKKLVSKLVERTSTRASKNFTTKTTEGEILSIGPNASLTGFPQLRIPSADVFLDIDLEGIAHKNNGSASVALVAYSDMQDILEVDLFSTEENTMKAIISKVVSATLEDVVNAELSNSVNFTLRHINVDFPRKA; translated from the exons ATGCGTCTGAGAATTGCACTGATTTTGGCAACATTGTGCTCCATCTTTCCATGGTGCGCCAATGCCGGTAAGACAGACTGCGCGGGCTCTCATCAAGGATGTAAGCCCGTGAAAGAAGATGTTGACGAGTGCGCTTTGGACCCCGACATCTGCGGCGATCACTTGGCTATCTGCACGAACATGCACCGAGGCTTCCACTGCGAATGTCCAGATGGATACTTACCGTCACCTGGTATAAACTGGAAAATCAACGTCAGCGTCTGTACAG AATTGGATTCTATGTTACCTACCAAGAAGGATAAG CGTTTTAGAGTGGACAAGGTGCTGGAGATGGTCAGAAACATGACTAGTGGAGGCTTACCACTGAAA ACCGTCTCCCTGCTGCTGGATGAGCTGGCCGATGATGACCGCAAGCGTCTGGTGAAGCACAGACACGAGGTGCTGTTGTCCAAGAAGAAGCTGGTGTCCAAACTGGTGGAGCGCACCTCCACCCGTGCCTCCAAGAACTTCACCACCAAGACCACAG AGGGGGAGATCCTGAGCATCGGACCGAATGCCTCACTCACTGGCTTTCCCCAGCTGAGGATTCCGTCCGCCGATGTCTTTCTGGACATTGACCTGGAGGGCATCGCCCACAAGAACAACG GATCAGCATCGGTGGCCCTCGTTGCCTATAGCGACATGCAGGACATTTTAGAGGTGGACCTGTTCTCCACTGAGGAGAACACCATGAAGGCCATCATCTCCAAAGTGGTCTCGGCCACTCTAGAGGATGTCGTCAACGCGGAGCTCTCCAATTCAGTCAACTTTACTCTCAGGCATATTAACGTTG ATTTCCCACGTAAAGCGTAA
- the LOC125297983 gene encoding uncharacterized protein LOC125297983 isoform X1 encodes MRLRIALILATLCSIFPWCANAGKTDCAGSHQGCKPVKEDVDECALDPDICGDHLAICTNMHRGFHCECPDGYLPSPGINWKINVSVCTELDSMLPTKKDKRFRVDKVLEMVRNMTSGGLPLKTVSLLLDELADDDRKRLVKHRHEVLLSKKKLVSKLVERTSTRASKNFTTKTTEGEILSIGPNASLTGFPQLRIPSADVFLDIDLEGIAHKNNGSASVALVAYSDMQDILEVDLFSTEENTMKAIISKVVSATLEDVVNAELSNSVNFTLRHINNQSLDSLLGPQGLQGSDATVDFKTPNPNPCLTL; translated from the exons ATGCGTCTGAGAATTGCACTGATTTTGGCAACATTGTGCTCCATCTTTCCATGGTGCGCCAATGCCGGTAAGACAGACTGCGCGGGCTCTCATCAAGGATGTAAGCCCGTGAAAGAAGATGTTGACGAGTGCGCTTTGGACCCCGACATCTGCGGCGATCACTTGGCTATCTGCACGAACATGCACCGAGGCTTCCACTGCGAATGTCCAGATGGATACTTACCGTCACCTGGTATAAACTGGAAAATCAACGTCAGCGTCTGTACAG AATTGGATTCTATGTTACCTACCAAGAAGGATAAG CGTTTTAGAGTGGACAAGGTGCTGGAGATGGTCAGAAACATGACTAGTGGAGGCTTACCACTGAAA ACCGTCTCCCTGCTGCTGGATGAGCTGGCCGATGATGACCGCAAGCGTCTGGTGAAGCACAGACACGAGGTGCTGTTGTCCAAGAAGAAGCTGGTGTCCAAACTGGTGGAGCGCACCTCCACCCGTGCCTCCAAGAACTTCACCACCAAGACCACAG AGGGGGAGATCCTGAGCATCGGACCGAATGCCTCACTCACTGGCTTTCCCCAGCTGAGGATTCCGTCCGCCGATGTCTTTCTGGACATTGACCTGGAGGGCATCGCCCACAAGAACAACG GATCAGCATCGGTGGCCCTCGTTGCCTATAGCGACATGCAGGACATTTTAGAGGTGGACCTGTTCTCCACTGAGGAGAACACCATGAAGGCCATCATCTCCAAAGTGGTCTCGGCCACTCTAGAGGATGTCGTCAACGCGGAGCTCTCCAATTCAGTCAACTTTACTCTCAGGCATATTAAC AATCAGTCGCTTGAtagtcttttgggcccccaagGACTTCAAGGCAGCGATGCCACAGTCGACTTCAAgacacctaatcctaacccttgcctaaccctataG
- the LOC125297983 gene encoding uncharacterized protein LOC125297983 isoform X4 has translation MRLRIALILATLCSIFPWCANAGKTDCAGSHQGCKPVKEDVDECALDPDICGDHLAICTNMHRGFHCECPDGYLPSPGINWKINVSVCTELDSMLPTKKDKRFRVDKVLEMVRNMTSGGLPLKTVSLLLDELADDDRKRLVKHRHEVLLSKKKLVSKLVERTSTRASKNFTTKTTEGEILSIGPNASLTGFPQLRIPSADVFLDIDLEGIAHKNNGSASVALVAYSDMQDILEVDLFSTEENTMKAIISKVVSATLEDVVNAELSNSVNFTLRHINVESVA, from the exons ATGCGTCTGAGAATTGCACTGATTTTGGCAACATTGTGCTCCATCTTTCCATGGTGCGCCAATGCCGGTAAGACAGACTGCGCGGGCTCTCATCAAGGATGTAAGCCCGTGAAAGAAGATGTTGACGAGTGCGCTTTGGACCCCGACATCTGCGGCGATCACTTGGCTATCTGCACGAACATGCACCGAGGCTTCCACTGCGAATGTCCAGATGGATACTTACCGTCACCTGGTATAAACTGGAAAATCAACGTCAGCGTCTGTACAG AATTGGATTCTATGTTACCTACCAAGAAGGATAAG CGTTTTAGAGTGGACAAGGTGCTGGAGATGGTCAGAAACATGACTAGTGGAGGCTTACCACTGAAA ACCGTCTCCCTGCTGCTGGATGAGCTGGCCGATGATGACCGCAAGCGTCTGGTGAAGCACAGACACGAGGTGCTGTTGTCCAAGAAGAAGCTGGTGTCCAAACTGGTGGAGCGCACCTCCACCCGTGCCTCCAAGAACTTCACCACCAAGACCACAG AGGGGGAGATCCTGAGCATCGGACCGAATGCCTCACTCACTGGCTTTCCCCAGCTGAGGATTCCGTCCGCCGATGTCTTTCTGGACATTGACCTGGAGGGCATCGCCCACAAGAACAACG GATCAGCATCGGTGGCCCTCGTTGCCTATAGCGACATGCAGGACATTTTAGAGGTGGACCTGTTCTCCACTGAGGAGAACACCATGAAGGCCATCATCTCCAAAGTGGTCTCGGCCACTCTAGAGGATGTCGTCAACGCGGAGCTCTCCAATTCAGTCAACTTTACTCTCAGGCATATTAACGTTG AATCAGTCGCTTGA